CTCCCTTCTACTTCTATTGGTATTATATAACATTATATCTCTCATATTTAATTATTCCTTTaggctccgtttgggagttcataaagaaatggaatggaatgatcataagggaatggaaaaaaatgaaatggaatggaatgtatttaagtaaatgaaatgaatggaaaagaatggaatgaaatggcaTAGAATTAAGTAACATTGattagatgttttaaaataaaggaatggaaaggaatgaaaatgaatggaatgtaagtaatcttgtttgggagcaatatggagggaatggaatgaaatcattttatgacaatattactattagacctcctattttaaaataaacggttgaatatataggagtattttgggagttttagtaaaaaaatcattaaatctaattctaTTCCCTCTCATTTCTCCCAATTTtagggggaatgaaaatttgaggttttaagggaataaaaaggaatgagtgttccctcctactcATTTCATTTCCTCTCACTTAAACTCCTAAACAAGGAAATGAGTTTTCcgttccctccattaaaactctcaaacaaggaaaatgaagaatattctaaaactATTCCTTTCATTCCTTTCCTTTCCATCCTATTCCCTCCTCCTAAACGAGGCCTTAAACACTACAAAGAATTTAGCAGTTTTAGTCTCAATCAAAGGTtgacaaacaattaaaaaagaactatatatataataaaatttattatgttaCACATCCATAAATGAACTCATTGCTCATAAACAAATAGACAAGAAGCATATCATTCAGAACCAATTTCTCTTTCCTTacattttaattcttaaaaaaaatatatatatatatatatatatatatttatagtttttttttttttttaagggaagcCAGTTCATAGGGTAAAagctcaaaacttttaaaaacatatatataaaaaataaaaaaataataaaaaaattattcaaaattatgGGGAACACCCCATCCTAAGATGAGGTATCTAATGTATGCGTGAGATATTTATGCTCATATGCCaaatatgtcttttattttttctttctttgataggTAACGATGTGCCATAGAGTTTTGTAATCATCTAAAGTAAGTGACACTATTGACTATTATCTCCTACTGAAGACATGATTTGCCTTCTAAAGCTTTTCTAACCTTTCTTACCTTTTTAACCCTTCAAAAATCTTTGACCTCTCATAACATATGCATCCCATGCGCAAGTGTAAAAAATGGTGCATATAATGTATGCTTGAGATAATTATGCATGATATGCCATAgaggtctttttctttttctttttgtgatagGTCACCATATGCCATAGAGTTTTGTAATCATCTAAACTAAGTGATACTACTATCTCCTAGTGAAGACATGATTTGCCTTCTAATGCTTTTGTAACCTTTCTTAAGGTCCCTTTCTTATCGTTTTAACCCGTCAACAACCTCTGACCTCTCATAACGTATGCAACCCGCATGCAGTGTGAAAAATGGTGTATATACTGTATGCATGAGATATCTATGCACCATATGCCAAAtaggtctttttctttttctttttttgataggtaatgaTGTGTCATAGAGTTTTGTAATCATCTAAAGTAAGTGATGCCCTAGTGAAGACATGATGTATGCTTAAGATATATAATTATGCACGATATGCCATAgaggtctttttctttttctttttgtgacaAGTCACCATATGTCATAGAGTTTTGTAATTATCTAAAGTAAGTGACACTACTATCTCCAAGTGAAGACGTTATTTTCCTTCTAATACTTTTCTAACCTTTCTTAAGGTTCGTTTCTTGCCGTTTTAACCTGTCAACAACCTCTAACCTCTCATAATGTTTGCAGCCCACACGTGATGTGAGAAATGGCGTATATAATGTGTGCGTGAGATAATTATGCACGATACGCCATAGaggcctttttctttttttttcttttttttgataggtaacaATATGCCATGCATAGAGTTGTAATCATCTAAAGGAAGTGACACTATTGTTTCCTAGTGAAGGCATGATTTtccttctaatatttttttaacctttcttcttcctttcttacCTTTTTAACCCTTATATGTTGATTAATGAGCTCACTCAGTTGTATTGGACAAAGTACGAAGTTCTGGTGGTTGTGGATCAAATACCACCTGGGTTTAACCCTACTTTTCTAATTGAACTGGCCCGATTGCGTGGATTTTGTTGACACCCccatattttttgtcaattaaatCAAGCATCTGAGTGTTTTAATAGATAATGTGTGACTTGAAAAATACGGTTGGATGAGTAATGCAGCTGATTTACCCcttcaatttttatcaatttcttattacaaaattttaaggacCTAAAATGTTGGAAATAGAAATGTTAGCACAAGAACGAGAAAGAATTGGATCTTTTGATAATTAGGTAAAGATCAGAAGCAACACTGGTTGTTTCCTTTCGTACTTCTTATTAATTAACACCAACTCCCAAGTTAACTATGTCATCTTGCTAGTTTAGTTATTTATTAAGGTTCCAAATACCAAATGAATCCATGGTAGGAATTTTATAGCACTTCCATGTTTTTGGTGAAGGCATCTATTTCTTTAAACAAAGAGATGAGAAAGAGTTACCCTCAAGGACAAAAGTGGCCAGCTCTTAAGGGGTCAAGGAATCctttaaaacttttattttcatagGCTCTTTTGgcttacataaaaataaaaataaaaataaaaataaaaaacccaataaGAGATGACTTTGgctgcaaaaaaaattgaaaaacagaaGGCATAAAAGCAATTTTGTCAACAAGTTTGCCCCACGTCTGGTTCTTTCCTGTGATGTTTCTCAAAGACATGACCTTTTCCATTGTCTCAACAAGAGAGCTGGCCAATTTATAATTACAACCTTCCTTGTTTTTTTAGTGATCAACTCAAAATGCTTTCCACCCAATCATTTATCTCCCCCCATGAACAACATCCTCCTCTTTTTAAATGTCTGAATGACCTGGCAGCATCTTTGCCTGGACTATAAGCTCCTTTTTAAGCAACACTTTTATTGCTGACTCGCAAAGGTTCGAGGGtgttcctaactttttttttcttggtaagtaAAGCTTGTAAAATGGGGAGGCAACCTTGTTGTGATAAGGTTGGATTGAAGAGAGGTCCATGGACAATTGAAGAAGATCACAAGCTCATGAACTTCATCCTCAACAATGGTATCCATTGCTGGCGAATGGTTCCGAAGCTTGCAGGTATCCTTGGAATTATGACACCTCTCTTGTAGTCTTCCCTCTCCTCTCACTCTCAAACCTTTAGTTTATTTGtgtttattgttttattaacACAATGCAATATGTACGGTAATGAAGGTTTACTCAGATGTGGGAAAAGTTGCAGATTAAGATGGATTAATTATCTAAGGCCTGATCTTAAGAGAGGTGGTTTTACAGAAACGGAAGAGAATCAAATAATTCAACTCCATTCACGTCTTGGTAACAGGTATAACatgcctttctttttttgctttcgTTCAAAACAAGATTGCCAGATATATAGTAGCGTTGTTAAGGCTAAAATGTGATGGTCAAATATCAATTTGAAAGCGATGTTATAGGATGCTGAGTTGCTATAAGCTGGTTATTTCTTCTCCTAACACAATCAACAACTTTTGCAGGTGGTCTAAGATTGCTGCACACTTTCCTGGACGCACAGACAATGAAATCAAGAACCACTGGAATACGCGAATTAAGAAGAGGTTAAAGCTCCTTGGCTTAGACCCTGTGACACACAAGCCTCTTGAGCAAAATGAAAATAGTGGTGATGATAAAGATGAGATAACATTAGAGTCAAATTCATCAAAGGGACAAGAGGAAAGACAGCCGGAGGTTAAGTCCATAGACGAGGACAATGATGCCAAGCAAGATTTTGTATCAACAGAGGAGATAAGGAATGAGGTTGAATTAACCTTGGATGAAACAAATGATCTTTTAAACAATTATGATATCTGGTGTGGAAGTTTGGATTTGGGATCATGGATGAACCAAGAAACCAACACCAATACATCCTACAGTTCTACTTCATTTTCTCTGGAAAACTCAAGTAACCCTTCCATGGGTGAATCCCCCTCTCTACAATGGGTTGAAAGTGTGGATTCCATGCTTTCATGGGATGGCTTTAATCATCTGGAACAAGACctttttttcttggaaaataGCCAATGAACATACTCTCATCTGTCTCCCAAgtttctttgctttctttttgaatgaaaAGTGTCTTTTAGTTTCATTAACACCGGAGcaataaaattgtttaaaaagtTAGTGTGAATGATTGTGATTGACTATCATCAAGTAAGAAACTCCCTAGTCCTTTCCATTTCTTCCTTGGCCTTCTTGTTGTACTCAATACTTGGaactaattataatttattatgatgGTGTCATTTTCATCCAtatttgatcattgtaatttctTGCTTTAACTGTTGGGATTGGTCAGCTCGTCTACACCAAAACCAGTGGGGCTTAAAGCCCTGATCAATGACCCCTCGTGTTGATGGAGTAgctctttttttgtttcctttgtaattgtaaaattttcccCTGGTCTCATACATCATTATGAAGTGTCCAAGGTTACTTCTTGATATTCTTCATATGTGCAGTCCTTTTATTCTCCTTTTAAATGTGACATCATAATAAGGACAGCCAAAGGAAACCATAAATTGCTAGATGACCATGAGTGTCTGCCAAGCTCAAGcttcttttaatcattctaggatatattatttaagctttctgatttttattgagCTTTGTGTTGGGACTGATTGCAATAAAATATATGGAACTGTTAAagcttttttgaaattttatattcatttgGACCAGGGTTATTGGAGGTAGGTCGTGCTAAGCACTGAAAATGAAGTGGAACCTTATTAGCACTTGTTTATTTAGTGCATGCACCTGTAGATAAATATATAGGGCAAAGAATCCGACATGGAATCCCATATATGATCTCCTCCTACCAAATTTTGTGTCTCATTCCGGAACTACCGAAGGCATGGTCTCCTAAAACCAATCTTTGAGACTAAACTAGGGCCAGTTCATTGATTTTGTGGTTGAGATGACCATTAAGCCCAACTCATTAGAAAATAGTTCAAGAAATTAAGTAAATAGGGTTATTTGTAGCTTAAACCAtaccttaaaataaataaataaataaaggtcgTAACCAATGCACAAAACTCTCACTTTTACAGAGTCTGTAGAAAGTTACGGTAGACAGTCTTATCCTAATTTACTTGTCTCTAATTTATTGGAAAGACTGATTTCTAGACTTAAACCGTGGTTTATcgttttttttagtaaaagataTTTGTCATCACGTCAAGTCTTGACCTCTATAAAGTCATTAATTTGTAATGTCCAGCCTAATGCAATATTGATTGCATTATGCATCTCAACATTCAAAACAGTGTAAAATTAGAAAAGTGGGATGGGATGGCCATTACAAATTAACATATACTATGTTAAGTTTGACAAATTAGTGCATCCTACTATGTGACTTGCacattaatttgataatcttgaCACTAATTTGAACGTTGAAAGACTTCATAAATTAAAGtattgaatgaaaaaatttatagtttagaATAGATATTACAAAAGACTTCATAATTTAAGGCAAAAAACTGAAATtgattcaaataaataaataactaaagaGAAGGGGCAAGCAATCAAAAACAGGTTAAATTCCAGCATGTTCGATGGACTGTCCTCCACATTAGCTGAGAAAATCGCACCCCAACTAATAAACACCAACTTGGTGATTAGAGTAATTTTTATTAGATGGTCCAAGCAGGTGCATTGCGTCATTTCACTCCTCACTATCGTCAATATCAaaaccatcatcatcattgcttAGTAGTATTAAATTCATAAGAATAATTGTGTATACTTTGAGGTCATTTAATATAAGAGAAATTgatgttaaataattaatgctcATTAGtcattattttcaaatatatcatcATCATTGCTTATTAGTATAAAATTCATAAAGATACTTAGCAATATTAAAATTCATAAGGATAATGATAGATACCTGGAGGTcgttttgtattatttgatgtTAACTAATGCTCATTACTTTCAAGCAAGttgtgtcctattttgtccatTGCTATTTCAGTATTAGTTTGATAGAATGCATAAACTAGAAAGATAATGACTGAGAATATGAAGTTAGTTATGATGAGAGAGGATCAAGGTTATAGGTGGGAGGAAAAAACAAGACTTATTTATGGTCATCTTTTATGTTATCTTCCTTTACTAAAATGATGTCTCCCCGAAAGAAAGTTATCTTAAAAATCATGAGACCTCATATATTAGGTGGCGgaaaaaaaagacttatttaTGGTCATCTTTTATGTCTAAGTTATGTTTTCGTTTACTAAAATGATGCTTCCCCTAAAAAAAAGTGATCGTAAATTACACTCATAAGATCTCTCTCTCAGAGTATGTGTGGGTCCCTTACTCGAGAAATTGGTCTCATCAAACAATCTCATAAGATAACCCCCTCGTGTATCTCCTCCCCTAGGACAGGAATTTGAAGCACCTAGACGGAAAAGCAAATTTTGATGCAGAAGTTACCCACTTCTGCTGAAGATCATCCAGGGTCcatgacaaaactgaaaaaagttgGAACCCAAAAAAGATGGCCATACTTGTGCCAAGTGATGATTCTTTGTCATAACTAGAGGCCTCAGACCAAGACAATGAATGTGTTGGTGGCATCCCTCCAGCATCTTTACAGAAAATGGGAGAGGATCATCCTCAGTCAATGATTCTTCCTGTTATACATTTCTACCcttgttaaaaacaaaaagcataAGCTTTCTGAGATTGTGCAAGGCTAATAGCAGAAAAATTCCAAGCCATGGCAACCCTTTTTACCAATAGGTAGCAGGAAAGTAGCTCTTATAAAGTGAATTTAGCTATTTAAAATGCATTCATGCATATCCTTCTAAGCAGAAGTAACACAAACAGCTTTATACAAGGAGGGGATCAAAGAAATCTTTATCAAGTTAATCAAATTACCCGACAGTTGCATTGTTACAAAT
This DNA window, taken from Quercus robur chromosome 2, dhQueRobu3.1, whole genome shotgun sequence, encodes the following:
- the LOC126714707 gene encoding myb-related protein 315; protein product: MGRQPCCDKVGLKRGPWTIEEDHKLMNFILNNGIHCWRMVPKLAGLLRCGKSCRLRWINYLRPDLKRGGFTETEENQIIQLHSRLGNRWSKIAAHFPGRTDNEIKNHWNTRIKKRLKLLGLDPVTHKPLEQNENSGDDKDEITLESNSSKGQEERQPEVKSIDEDNDAKQDFVSTEEIRNEVELTLDETNDLLNNYDIWCGSLDLGSWMNQETNTNTSYSSTSFSLENSSNPSMGESPSLQWVESVDSMLSWDGFNHLEQDLFFLENSQ